A stretch of the Streptomyces sp. WMMB303 genome encodes the following:
- a CDS encoding SRPBCC family protein has protein sequence MAGKPERTKPDEGGSPLDQLREQFLEYLGAVGKQAVGKVTDKLGSVADGDGGAVAGAAAAAARGENPVKAVVKEKAVSAKDKAVGKAKEAVGADGGGSEAGDLKAINIIEHVDIGRPLRVVYNHFSQFEDFGTFTNGVSSVSVDDEDETTTDWKVRVWPSTRSWQATTLEMVPDERIVWTSEGSKGTTRGAVSFHWLDEKLTRVTVVVEYYPSGFFEKLGNIWRAQGRRLRLDLKHFQRYVTLQAEEVEGRRCEIRDGEVVRSHDEVVREEREEQEGAEHDHDDEGSAEEEQNGEETVEGEDRRK, from the coding sequence GTGGCCGGAAAGCCGGAGAGGACGAAGCCGGATGAGGGCGGCTCCCCTCTCGACCAACTTCGTGAGCAGTTCCTCGAGTACCTGGGCGCGGTGGGCAAGCAGGCCGTCGGCAAGGTGACGGACAAGCTCGGAAGTGTGGCGGACGGAGACGGCGGAGCTGTCGCAGGCGCTGCGGCAGCCGCGGCCAGGGGCGAGAACCCGGTCAAGGCTGTCGTCAAGGAGAAGGCCGTGAGTGCCAAGGACAAAGCCGTGGGGAAGGCCAAGGAAGCGGTCGGTGCGGACGGCGGCGGCAGCGAAGCCGGGGACCTCAAGGCCATCAACATCATCGAGCATGTGGACATCGGCCGGCCGCTTCGTGTCGTCTACAACCATTTCTCGCAGTTCGAGGACTTCGGCACGTTCACCAACGGCGTCAGCAGCGTGTCGGTGGACGACGAGGACGAGACCACCACCGACTGGAAGGTCCGCGTCTGGCCGTCCACCCGCAGTTGGCAGGCCACCACGCTGGAGATGGTGCCGGACGAGCGGATCGTGTGGACGTCGGAAGGCTCGAAGGGCACTACTCGCGGCGCGGTCAGCTTCCACTGGCTCGACGAGAAGCTGACACGGGTCACGGTGGTCGTGGAGTACTACCCCTCCGGCTTCTTCGAGAAGCTCGGCAACATCTGGCGGGCTCAGGGCCGGCGCCTTCGCCTCGACCTCAAGCACTTCCAGCGCTATGTCACTCTCCAGGCCGAAGAAGTGGAGGGCCGGCGGTGCGAGATCCGCGACGGGGAGGTCGTCCGCAGCCATGACGAGGTCGTGCGGGAGGAGCGCGAGGAACAGGAAGGCGCGGAGCACGACCACGATGACGAAGGATCTGCCGAGGAGGAGCAGAACGGCGAGGAGACCGTCGAAGGCGAGGACCGGCGGAAGTAG
- a CDS encoding peptidase C39 family protein: protein MTSRSANRRTVLAAAVAVAASAGAVPTALAADARTGGTTGAPYTGRPPRPGKAGRVEFHDWASRRDWAGGETEGTRVRSGRRPGLVLGHPAGTTTYNDPHTGRAADWEYATWTSPRHTCTVPASEAIASWNAHTPEGTWIRVELRGSYSDGGHTPWYTMGIWTSGDGDDVPRRTSVGGQKDGKSTIYTDTFAVDDPSTGLRLTSYRLRLTLYRAPGSRATPTVWRVGAMCSDVPDRFEVPASEPGLGRAVELKVPRYSQEIHKGQYPEYDNGGEAWCSPTSSQMIIEYWGRRPSAEDLAWVNPDYADPQICHAARYTFDYRYEGCGNWPFNGAYASTYRDMNAVVTRMNSLNEAEELVAAGIPLITSQSFLESELDGAGYGTSGHLMTVIGFTASGDVIANDPNSPDNSSVRHVYQRRQFENIWLRTKRKNADGKVVGGTGGICYLYFPTKLTGAQRRMLRKHGVC, encoded by the coding sequence ATGACCAGCAGATCCGCCAACCGCCGTACCGTCCTGGCCGCCGCGGTCGCCGTGGCCGCCTCGGCCGGCGCGGTCCCCACCGCTCTGGCAGCCGACGCCCGGACGGGTGGAACCACCGGCGCGCCGTACACCGGCCGCCCGCCCCGGCCGGGGAAGGCGGGGCGGGTGGAGTTCCACGACTGGGCCTCCCGGCGCGACTGGGCCGGGGGCGAGACCGAAGGCACCCGGGTGCGGTCGGGCCGGCGCCCGGGACTCGTGCTCGGCCACCCCGCGGGCACCACCACCTACAACGACCCGCACACCGGCAGGGCGGCCGACTGGGAGTACGCCACCTGGACCTCGCCCCGCCACACCTGCACCGTCCCCGCGAGCGAGGCCATCGCCTCCTGGAACGCCCACACCCCCGAGGGCACCTGGATCCGCGTCGAACTGCGCGGCAGCTACTCGGACGGCGGGCACACCCCCTGGTACACCATGGGCATCTGGACCTCGGGCGACGGCGACGACGTACCGCGCCGCACCTCGGTCGGCGGCCAGAAGGACGGCAAGAGCACCATCTACACCGACACCTTCGCCGTCGACGACCCCTCCACGGGGCTCCGCCTGACGTCCTATCGGCTCCGCCTGACGCTGTACCGGGCCCCGGGCAGCCGCGCCACCCCCACCGTCTGGCGCGTCGGCGCGATGTGCTCGGACGTACCCGACCGCTTCGAGGTCCCCGCCTCCGAGCCCGGCCTCGGCCGGGCCGTCGAGCTGAAGGTGCCGCGCTACTCGCAGGAGATCCACAAGGGCCAGTACCCCGAGTACGACAACGGGGGAGAGGCGTGGTGCAGCCCCACCTCCTCGCAGATGATCATCGAGTACTGGGGCCGCAGACCCAGCGCCGAGGACCTGGCCTGGGTCAACCCCGACTACGCCGACCCGCAGATCTGCCATGCCGCCCGGTACACCTTCGACTACCGGTACGAGGGCTGCGGCAACTGGCCCTTCAACGGTGCCTACGCCAGTACCTACCGGGACATGAACGCGGTCGTCACCCGCATGAACTCGCTGAACGAGGCCGAGGAACTCGTCGCGGCGGGCATCCCGCTGATCACCTCCCAGTCCTTCCTCGAGTCCGAACTGGACGGCGCCGGCTACGGCACCTCCGGTCACCTGATGACCGTCATCGGCTTCACCGCCTCCGGCGACGTCATCGCCAACGACCCCAACTCACCGGACAACTCCTCGGTCCGGCACGTCTACCAGCGGCGGCAGTTCGAGAACATCTGGCTGCGGACCAAGCGCAAGAACGCCGACGGCAAGGTCGTCGGCGGCACCGGCGGTATCTGCTACCTCTACTTCCCGACGAAGCTGACCGGCGCCCAGCGGCGGATGCTGCGCAAGCACGGGGTGTGCTGA
- a CDS encoding SulP family inorganic anion transporter — protein MSSPLSAAAKLRLSKPEWLASPKVLRTEVLAGLVVALALIPEAISFSIIAGVDPKVGLYAACVMAVVISFVGGRKAMISAATGAVALVVAPLNHEYGLDYLIATVILGGVFQMILGALGVAKLMRFVPRSVMVGFVNALAVMIFMAQVPEMTHVPWPVYPLIAAGLLLMVLFPKLTKTVPAPLVSIIILTVVTLAAGIAVPTVGDKGKLPGSLPVPGLPDVPLTLHTLTVIAPYALALALVGLMESLMTAKLVDDITDTHSDKTRESVGQGVANIVTGFFGGMGGCAMIGQTMINVKTSGARTRLSTFLAGAFLLVLCIAFGPVVSDIPMAALVAVMVLVAVGTFDWHSIRPKTLKRMPAGEIAVMAITVIVVVATGNLAIGVVVGSVTAMVIFAKRVARLAEVTGVVDPEGTQVVYAVTGELFFASSNDLVYQFDYKDDPDDVVIDLSDAHIWDASSVAALDAVETKYAERGKQVTIIGLNEPSATMHSQLAGQLNGSH, from the coding sequence ATGTCCTCACCGCTGTCCGCGGCTGCCAAGCTGCGCCTGTCCAAGCCCGAATGGCTCGCCTCCCCCAAGGTGCTGCGCACCGAGGTGCTGGCCGGTCTGGTGGTGGCCCTCGCGCTGATTCCCGAGGCGATCTCTTTCTCGATCATCGCCGGCGTCGACCCGAAGGTCGGCCTGTATGCCGCTTGTGTCATGGCCGTGGTCATCTCGTTCGTCGGCGGCCGCAAGGCGATGATCTCGGCCGCCACCGGCGCCGTCGCCCTCGTTGTCGCACCGCTGAACCACGAGTACGGGCTGGACTACCTGATCGCCACCGTCATCCTCGGCGGTGTCTTCCAGATGATCCTCGGGGCTCTCGGCGTCGCCAAGCTGATGCGGTTCGTCCCCCGCAGCGTCATGGTGGGCTTCGTCAACGCCCTGGCCGTCATGATCTTCATGGCCCAGGTGCCAGAGATGACGCATGTGCCATGGCCCGTCTACCCGCTGATCGCGGCGGGACTGCTGCTGATGGTCCTCTTCCCGAAGCTCACCAAGACGGTGCCCGCACCGCTGGTGTCCATCATCATTCTCACGGTGGTCACCCTTGCCGCGGGTATCGCCGTCCCCACAGTCGGCGACAAGGGCAAGCTGCCCGGTTCCCTTCCCGTCCCCGGCCTGCCCGATGTGCCCCTCACCCTGCACACGCTCACCGTCATCGCCCCCTACGCCCTCGCGCTCGCACTGGTCGGTCTCATGGAATCCCTGATGACGGCCAAGCTGGTGGACGACATCACCGACACCCACTCCGACAAGACCCGCGAGTCGGTGGGCCAGGGCGTCGCCAACATCGTCACGGGCTTCTTCGGCGGGATGGGCGGCTGCGCCATGATCGGCCAGACCATGATCAACGTGAAGACGTCCGGCGCGCGCACCCGCCTGTCCACCTTTCTGGCCGGGGCCTTCCTGCTCGTGCTGTGCATCGCCTTCGGCCCCGTGGTCTCCGACATCCCCATGGCAGCGCTCGTCGCGGTCATGGTCCTGGTGGCTGTCGGCACCTTCGACTGGCACTCGATCCGGCCCAAGACCCTCAAGCGCATGCCGGCCGGTGAGATCGCGGTCATGGCCATCACGGTCATCGTGGTCGTCGCCACCGGCAACCTCGCCATCGGCGTCGTCGTCGGCTCGGTCACCGCCATGGTGATCTTCGCCAAGCGGGTGGCCCGTCTCGCCGAAGTCACCGGCGTCGTCGACCCCGAGGGTACGCAGGTCGTCTACGCCGTCACCGGCGAGCTGTTCTTCGCCTCCTCCAACGACCTCGTCTACCAGTTCGACTACAAGGACGACCCGGACGACGTCGTCATCGACCTGTCCGACGCCCACATCTGGGACGCCTCCTCCGTCGCCGCTCTCGACGCCGTGGAGACCAAGTACGCGGAGCGCGGCAAGCAGGTCACGATCATCGGCCTGAACGAGCCCAGCGCCACCATGCACTCGCAGTTGGCCGGGCAACTGAACGGCAGTCACTGA
- a CDS encoding MerR family transcriptional regulator, translated as MSERQMQIGEVAERTGLSLRTIRHYEEVDLVIPSARSKGGFRLYTEADVERLMVIRRMKPLDFSLEEMRDLLEITDRIAATDDPPADEERERLRERLDAYRKVADARCETLRARLEMAEDFASTLRHRLGS; from the coding sequence ATGAGTGAGCGGCAGATGCAGATCGGTGAGGTCGCCGAACGGACCGGTTTGTCGCTGCGCACCATCCGCCACTACGAGGAAGTCGACCTCGTCATCCCGTCCGCCCGCAGCAAGGGCGGGTTCCGGCTCTACACCGAGGCCGATGTCGAGCGCCTGATGGTCATCCGCCGGATGAAGCCGCTGGACTTCTCCCTGGAGGAGATGCGGGACCTGCTGGAGATCACCGACCGGATCGCCGCCACGGACGACCCACCCGCCGACGAGGAGCGCGAGCGGCTCCGCGAAAGGCTCGACGCGTACCGCAAGGTGGCTGACGCGCGCTGCGAGACGCTGCGCGCCCGCCTGGAGATGGCCGAGGACTTCGCCTCCACCCTGCGCCACCGCCTGGGTTCGTAG
- a CDS encoding helix-turn-helix transcriptional regulator, giving the protein MTENRHTPIAPTHTRRLAPGGAIDPHRHDDHQIVYAGRGVLIVTTGSGSWVAPGNRAIWVPAGTVHAHEARGELDLHLVGLPGTDNPLRLDAPTVLAVGPLLRELIIAYTRAPDDESPERARLRAVLLDQLRASPQQQPLHLPAPASPALRALCGILRADPADGRTLGDLGRQVGASDRTLSRLFRDDLGMTFPQWRTQLRLQHALVLLAEKEPVTSVAHRCGWSSTSAFIDVFRRTFGHTPGSHPAD; this is encoded by the coding sequence ATGACGGAGAACCGCCACACTCCGATCGCTCCGACGCACACCCGGCGACTGGCCCCCGGTGGCGCGATCGACCCGCACCGGCACGACGACCACCAGATCGTCTACGCCGGGCGCGGGGTGCTGATCGTCACGACCGGCTCCGGCTCCTGGGTCGCCCCGGGGAACCGCGCCATCTGGGTGCCGGCCGGCACCGTGCACGCCCACGAGGCCCGTGGGGAACTCGACCTGCACCTGGTGGGGCTGCCCGGGACCGACAACCCGCTCCGCCTGGACGCCCCCACGGTGCTCGCCGTGGGCCCGCTGCTGCGTGAGCTGATCATCGCCTACACCCGCGCACCCGACGACGAGAGCCCCGAACGCGCCCGGCTCCGCGCGGTGCTGCTCGACCAGTTGCGCGCCTCCCCGCAACAGCAGCCGCTGCACCTGCCCGCCCCCGCCTCACCCGCACTGCGTGCCCTGTGCGGGATCCTGCGCGCCGACCCGGCCGACGGCCGCACCCTCGGCGACCTCGGTCGCCAGGTCGGCGCGAGCGACCGCACCCTCTCCCGGCTGTTCCGCGACGACCTCGGCATGACCTTCCCGCAGTGGCGCACCCAACTGCGGCTCCAGCACGCCCTGGTCCTGCTGGCCGAGAAGGAGCCGGTCACCTCGGTCGCCCACCGCTGCGGCTGGTCTTCGACCAGCGCGTTCATCGACGTCTTCCGGCGGACCTTCGGGCACACCCCGGGTTCCCACCCGGCGGACTGA
- a CDS encoding acyltransferase, protein MSTDEVSAGPVTPPASPVVPSPDPAAATAVTETGPGPGPAASGQAPAAPPARREHRFDIDLLRVICACAVITGHVGGECMLAVGKSAENGRAVYWTGLFLDSVTSWAVPMYFAIAGWAVLVGAPPRNGGTLRKRSLRMIIPVGIWSAVYLLWGRLRDTNGGPTSKLALDALFGTVQPAFHLWYFYAHVPLILILGFVMLLKAGKRPWGVVAALVVISAGPTAFSDLARLTGWDVPHFGWQVGSYSLVYAVIGALLLSLPATRRRHRGWWLAGAVASMGPVLWSQDRIHFVIPNASIFVAALSVCVLFAANGVRIPERMRPALTKLTDAGLGAFMFHVLLLKTIAPAFLSADRGWLGAAGAAAALTVVTVVPSFGLSMLWGRFKLRRYLG, encoded by the coding sequence ATGTCAACTGATGAAGTTTCCGCGGGCCCGGTGACTCCGCCCGCGAGTCCGGTGGTTCCCTCCCCGGATCCGGCGGCGGCCACCGCTGTCACCGAGACCGGACCCGGCCCCGGGCCGGCCGCTTCCGGGCAGGCGCCCGCCGCGCCGCCGGCGCGTCGCGAACACCGCTTCGACATCGACCTGCTGCGGGTGATCTGTGCCTGCGCGGTCATCACCGGGCACGTCGGCGGCGAGTGCATGCTCGCGGTCGGCAAGAGTGCGGAGAACGGCCGCGCTGTCTACTGGACGGGGCTCTTCCTCGACTCGGTGACCAGCTGGGCCGTTCCGATGTACTTCGCGATCGCCGGCTGGGCGGTGCTGGTGGGCGCGCCGCCGCGGAACGGCGGGACGCTGCGCAAGCGTTCGCTGCGCATGATCATCCCGGTGGGCATCTGGTCGGCGGTCTACCTGCTGTGGGGGCGGCTGCGGGACACGAACGGCGGTCCGACCTCGAAGCTGGCCCTGGACGCGCTCTTCGGCACCGTCCAACCGGCCTTCCACCTGTGGTATTTCTACGCCCACGTGCCGCTCATCCTGATCCTGGGCTTCGTGATGCTGCTCAAGGCGGGCAAGCGTCCCTGGGGCGTGGTGGCCGCACTCGTGGTCATCTCGGCGGGTCCTACGGCCTTCAGTGATCTGGCGAGGCTGACCGGCTGGGACGTACCGCACTTCGGCTGGCAGGTCGGCAGCTACTCACTCGTCTACGCCGTGATCGGAGCTCTGCTGCTCAGCCTGCCCGCCACCCGGCGCAGGCACCGCGGCTGGTGGCTCGCGGGCGCCGTGGCGTCCATGGGCCCGGTGCTCTGGTCGCAGGACCGCATCCACTTCGTGATCCCCAACGCCAGCATCTTCGTCGCCGCGCTCAGCGTCTGCGTGCTGTTCGCCGCCAACGGGGTGCGGATCCCGGAGCGGATGCGTCCCGCGCTGACCAAGCTGACGGACGCCGGGCTGGGGGCGTTCATGTTCCATGTGCTGCTGCTGAAGACGATCGCGCCCGCGTTTCTCTCCGCCGACCGCGGATGGCTGGGGGCAGCGGGAGCCGCGGCCGCGCTGACGGTCGTCACGGTGGTGCCGTCCTTCGGACTGAGCATGCTGTGGGGGCGGTTCAAGCTGAGGCGCTACCTCGGGTAG
- a CDS encoding DUF1737 domain-containing protein, which produces MSTPPEGWPLYRVLTGPDDAAFCHRVSEVMGMGYELHEGPAVTFDGENVVVAQALVWPTRS; this is translated from the coding sequence ATGAGTACACCGCCTGAGGGATGGCCCCTCTACCGGGTCTTGACCGGGCCGGACGATGCCGCGTTCTGCCACCGTGTGAGCGAGGTGATGGGCATGGGCTACGAGTTGCACGAAGGCCCCGCCGTCACTTTCGACGGGGAGAACGTCGTCGTCGCCCAGGCGCTGGTCTGGCCGACGCGGTCGTAG
- a CDS encoding polysialyltransferase family glycosyltransferase: MPDPRGPAQQRRADQQSARPVQIFEVSTLYGAATLAASVDAGQFGQPEAARRILLVSNNAATPEAATRLPAMNGFERLAARFDEIVDWNEAIQPYHPSTWTPLRDEAPVWERMFRHAWGLGSAPVELVVESVHVSPAKALATVFSGSAVHVYADGLMSYGPTRERLPQWLGCRVQRLLHLDLVPGLRPLLLAEHTVPPEAVPDAAFLKVLGELGEAAAGEPELARVAQDRPSAVLLGQYLAALGILTPEEEEELHARMLRGAVAAGHSGVVFKPHPTAPARYSRVLEQEAARAGVRLHVLEGPVLAEAVYDRCRPTLVVGCFSTALLTAAAYYGIAIARVGTEALLERLTPYQNSNRVPVTIVDYAVPELSDRPQEAPGIAERADELGALVRTVGYCMQAKLHPELRQEAAAWLEEHLGEATERYFKRRRLTALALPGGGTSVRARLLRTSPSARWAARRIRAAQSAVRG, encoded by the coding sequence ATGCCGGATCCCCGTGGGCCGGCGCAGCAGCGCCGCGCCGACCAGCAGTCCGCCCGCCCAGTCCAGATCTTCGAGGTCTCCACGCTCTACGGAGCCGCGACCCTGGCCGCCTCCGTGGACGCGGGACAGTTCGGGCAGCCGGAGGCGGCCCGCCGTATCCTCCTGGTCTCCAACAACGCCGCCACTCCGGAGGCGGCCACCCGCCTCCCCGCGATGAACGGCTTCGAGCGGCTGGCGGCGCGGTTCGACGAGATCGTCGACTGGAACGAGGCCATCCAGCCGTACCACCCCAGCACCTGGACCCCGCTGCGGGACGAGGCACCGGTGTGGGAGCGGATGTTCCGGCACGCCTGGGGGCTGGGGAGCGCACCCGTGGAGCTGGTGGTGGAATCCGTCCACGTCAGCCCGGCCAAAGCGCTGGCCACCGTCTTCAGCGGCAGTGCGGTGCACGTCTACGCCGACGGTCTGATGAGCTACGGACCCACCCGGGAGCGGCTCCCGCAGTGGCTGGGCTGCCGCGTCCAGCGGCTGCTGCATCTCGATCTGGTGCCCGGACTGCGCCCTCTGCTGCTGGCGGAGCACACCGTCCCGCCCGAGGCCGTGCCCGACGCGGCGTTCCTGAAGGTGCTCGGCGAGCTGGGAGAGGCCGCCGCCGGGGAGCCGGAGCTGGCCCGCGTCGCACAGGACCGCCCGAGCGCCGTGCTGCTGGGGCAGTACCTCGCGGCGCTGGGCATCCTCACCCCCGAGGAGGAGGAAGAGCTGCACGCCCGGATGCTGCGCGGGGCGGTGGCCGCGGGCCACTCGGGTGTGGTGTTCAAGCCCCATCCCACAGCGCCGGCGCGCTACTCCCGCGTCCTGGAGCAGGAAGCCGCTCGGGCGGGAGTGCGGCTGCACGTCCTGGAAGGCCCCGTGCTGGCCGAGGCCGTGTACGACCGGTGCCGTCCCACGCTGGTCGTGGGCTGCTTCTCCACCGCCCTGCTGACTGCGGCCGCCTACTACGGCATCGCGATCGCCAGGGTGGGCACGGAGGCGCTGCTGGAGCGGCTGACGCCGTATCAGAACAGCAACCGCGTTCCCGTCACGATCGTCGACTACGCCGTGCCGGAGCTGTCCGACCGCCCGCAGGAGGCCCCCGGCATCGCGGAGCGGGCCGACGAACTCGGCGCGCTGGTGCGGACCGTGGGCTACTGCATGCAGGCCAAGCTCCATCCGGAGCTGCGCCAGGAGGCCGCCGCCTGGCTGGAGGAGCACCTCGGTGAAGCCACCGAACGCTACTTCAAGCGCCGCCGGCTGACCGCGCTCGCCCTTCCCGGAGGCGGTACGTCGGTCCGGGCCAGGCTGCTGCGGACCAGCCCCTCGGCGCGCTGGGCGGCCCGCCGGATCCGCGCGGCGCAGTCGGCGGTACGGGGATGA
- a CDS encoding YrhK family protein — translation MSEPTSTTAPAHGGEPGPRRLGGASRPSGREAASRPLTVQIGHEELVIRRRYATASIVNDILIALWFIVGSVMFFSEAWTEPGTWCFLLGSVELLVRPVIRLGRHIHLRRVGGSPETAHMAPSQDY, via the coding sequence GTGTCCGAGCCCACGTCCACGACCGCCCCCGCGCACGGCGGCGAACCCGGCCCGCGCCGGCTCGGAGGCGCGTCCCGGCCGTCGGGCCGGGAGGCGGCCTCGCGTCCGCTGACCGTGCAGATCGGCCACGAGGAGCTGGTGATCCGCCGGCGGTACGCCACCGCGAGCATCGTCAACGACATCCTCATCGCCCTCTGGTTCATCGTCGGCAGCGTGATGTTCTTCTCCGAGGCGTGGACCGAGCCGGGCACCTGGTGCTTTCTCCTGGGGAGCGTGGAACTCCTCGTCCGCCCGGTCATCCGGCTCGGCCGGCACATCCATCTCCGGCGCGTGGGCGGCAGCCCGGAGACGGCGCACATGGCGCCCTCGCAGGACTACTGA
- a CDS encoding MFS transporter produces MRRNLSITLLSVGHACVDVYQGAVASLVPFFVAERAYGYATVSGLVLAASLLSSVVQPAFGAVTDRWSMPWLLPVSTLVGGAGIALSGTGGSYGVTVLFVAVSGIGVAAYHPESARIARIASRGSHSAMGWFSTGGNLGFALAPPMVGAVVGTGGLRLTPLLALPALVGSVLCLPVLRALGRRHAAGVSAARTDGGDDRAAFVRLSLAVVCRSIVFVGLSTFLSLYARQRMGGGPATGTAALFVLYLGGAVGSVLGGTLAGRWGRVAVARRSYLVATGAVAGVLVAPGPALYLFVALTSVGLYVPFSLQVTLGQDYLPSRVGTAGGITLGLAVSVGGLAGPPLGVLADATSLRTALAPLVLMPVLCWLLFRTLPEPAAPLPAPGPPGGPAAAEADSGTTEADATAAGPGRQSRRG; encoded by the coding sequence GTGCGAAGAAACCTCTCGATCACTCTGCTGTCCGTCGGGCACGCCTGCGTCGACGTGTACCAGGGCGCGGTGGCGTCCCTGGTCCCGTTCTTCGTCGCCGAGCGCGCCTACGGCTATGCCACCGTCTCCGGCCTGGTGCTGGCCGCCTCCCTGCTGTCCTCGGTGGTGCAACCGGCGTTCGGCGCCGTGACCGACCGCTGGTCGATGCCGTGGCTCCTGCCGGTCAGCACGCTGGTGGGCGGCGCGGGCATCGCGCTGAGCGGGACCGGCGGCTCCTACGGTGTGACCGTGCTGTTCGTGGCCGTCTCCGGGATCGGCGTGGCCGCCTATCATCCCGAGTCCGCCCGGATCGCCCGGATCGCGTCCCGTGGCAGCCACAGCGCCATGGGCTGGTTCTCCACGGGCGGCAACCTCGGCTTCGCCCTCGCCCCGCCGATGGTCGGCGCGGTGGTGGGCACCGGCGGACTGCGCCTGACTCCGCTGCTGGCGCTGCCCGCGCTCGTCGGGAGCGTGCTGTGCCTGCCGGTGCTGCGCGCGCTGGGACGGCGGCACGCCGCCGGGGTCTCCGCGGCGCGGACGGACGGAGGCGACGACCGGGCCGCGTTCGTGCGACTGTCGCTGGCCGTGGTGTGCCGCTCGATCGTCTTCGTCGGACTGAGTACGTTCCTCTCGCTGTACGCGCGGCAGCGGATGGGCGGCGGCCCCGCGACGGGCACGGCGGCCCTGTTCGTGCTCTACCTGGGCGGCGCGGTCGGCTCCGTGCTGGGCGGAACGCTGGCGGGCCGCTGGGGGCGGGTCGCGGTCGCCCGCCGGTCGTACCTGGTCGCGACCGGCGCGGTCGCGGGGGTGCTGGTCGCGCCGGGCCCGGCCCTGTACCTGTTCGTGGCGCTCACATCGGTCGGTCTCTACGTGCCCTTCTCGCTGCAGGTCACCCTCGGCCAGGACTATCTGCCCTCGCGGGTCGGCACCGCGGGCGGGATCACACTCGGGCTGGCCGTCAGCGTCGGCGGTCTGGCCGGCCCCCCGCTGGGCGTCCTCGCCGACGCGACCTCGCTGCGGACCGCGCTGGCCCCGCTCGTCCTGATGCCGGTGCTGTGCTGGCTGCTGTTCCGCACCCTGCCGGAACCGGCCGCACCGCTCCCGGCCCCCGGGCCGCCAGGGGGCCCGGCCGCCGCGGAGGCGGATTCGGGCACGACGGAAGCGGACGCGACGGCCGCGGGGCCCGGTCGGCAGTCCCGCCGGGGCTGA